A window of the Gemmatirosa kalamazoonensis genome harbors these coding sequences:
- a CDS encoding RNA polymerase sigma factor codes for MTDDLLVRRALDGDSRAFTALVDRHSPACLRFAARMLGDTADAEDAVQEAFVRAYRSLDRYEPRETFRAWLFAILVNRCRTAAMRRGRRRRRFVHDAVAMDMAFVEPDAGASEARLELELALEALEPAQREAFLLKHVEQLSYDEMAAATGVGVSALKMRVKRACERLQRLLREVSGVD; via the coding sequence ATGACCGACGACCTGCTCGTCCGCCGCGCGCTCGACGGCGACTCGCGCGCGTTCACCGCGCTGGTGGACCGACACTCCCCGGCGTGCCTGCGCTTCGCCGCGCGGATGCTCGGCGACACGGCCGACGCGGAGGACGCGGTACAGGAGGCGTTCGTGCGCGCGTATCGTTCGCTCGACCGCTACGAGCCGCGCGAGACGTTCCGCGCGTGGCTGTTCGCGATCCTCGTGAACCGCTGCCGCACCGCCGCGATGCGGCGCGGGCGTCGACGCCGCCGGTTCGTGCACGACGCGGTGGCGATGGACATGGCGTTCGTGGAGCCGGACGCCGGCGCGAGCGAGGCGCGGCTCGAGCTGGAGCTCGCGCTCGAGGCGCTCGAGCCGGCGCAGCGCGAGGCGTTCCTGCTGAAGCACGTGGAGCAACTGAGCTACGACGAGATGGCCGCAGCGACGGGGGTCGGCGTGTCGGCGCTGAAGATGCGCGTGAAGCGGGCGTGCGAGCGGCTGCAACGGTTGCTCCGGGAGGTGTCCGGTGTGGACTGA